TTCCCTGAAATTTCCAGCAACGCGATGCGGCGAACGCATTGGGAATAATACTTCGTCCCGAATGTGATGCCAGAAACACAATCCCCGACTTCATTGTGTGATGCGGTCCCCGTGGTCCATCAGGGGTAATCACCACATGCTTACCCTCTGCTGATTTCATTAATTTTTTCATGGCACTTGCACCGCCACGCGTAGTTGAACCGCGAATAGCACCCATGCCAGCTGCCTTTAGCATCGCTTCAATGGTATCTGCATCCCGGTGCTGACTGATCAGAGCCACACTGTTATGTTCCACATTACAGAAGAGCGGGGGTATCACTGAATCATGCCATACACTATACAGAAAACGATCCGAACCCGTATCTGCAAATGGACACCGATCAAGACTGTCACCAATAAACTCCAGCCGCGTTGTCTTAAAAATCATGCGGATCACAAAGACAATCAGGGAATTCAGAATACCCAGTAAAGCTCGACTCTTAATTTTCAACCGACCACTCCTGCAGGAAACTATATCTGATAACTCAAGTGAGGATGCAGAATTGTACTCATGTTGGCATCTGCGCAAATCCCAATTTTCAAATTCCTGATTCGGAACTAATCTCTGCTGAAAACAAAACACTAGACGACGCAATATACCCATTTTCACAACTTTTGGCGTCTATTAAGTCTCATCTAAGCTGATATGAAGCGCTTCCATCCTCCGGTATAACTTGGCACGGGTCAGCCCCAGCATGCGTGCAGCTTCGGTCCGGTTATTTCTGGACAGTTCTAATGCGAGCAGAATCTGTTCTTTTTCAACCAGACCGAGAGATTCCTCCAGAGTGCGTAACGGAGCCAACACTGCAGGCCCTAGTGAACGAGCATCGACCCCGGTTTTGAACCGTAGCGGGAGAGCATCACGCGTGATGACTGGCTCAGCAGTCGCCTCAAACGCACCTTGGATAACCCGGGTCAGCTCATCCAGATTAGCTGGCCAGTAGTAATCCTGAAATAATGACAAGACCCCGGGTGCAAAACCACTGACCTGTTTCTGCTGATAACGGTTTTCATTTTCCAGAAAGTGCTGCGCTAACAGCTCCAGATCTTCCCTTCTTTCCCGTAGCGCCGGCACTTGGATTTCCATCGTTGTAATGAAATAGAAAAATTCAGACAGAATCGCTTCCTGGTCCAATAGATTCTGAAGAGGTATCGGGCTGGAGGTCATTAATCTGACATGCACATTGGCCGCTTTCGCCTGCAGATTTTCCAGTATCATTTCCTGAACGTCACGCGGCAGACTTTGAATTTCAGCCAGAAATAAGACTCCCGGTTCCAGAGGAATCGACTCATCGTAATCCCGCTCGAAGATTTTTTTCACTGTCTGCTTAAGCTCCCGGGGAGGAAGCTTTTCACAATTGAGTGGAATAAATATTTTTCTTCTCTGCTCGCTTTCAAAATGAATCGCACGCGCCAGATGCTCTTTTCCCGTTCCCGCTTCACCCTGAAAGTGGACCGGCTGTGTGGTTCGAATCGCCAGCTCCAGCTGTCGCAGTACACGCTGCATGCCGGGACTACGTGCTATGAGCGTCGAAAAACGAAACCGATTCCGCAGTGATAACCGCATAGCAGCCAGTTCTGCATGCAGCTGCTGAGAAGCGGAAGCAGATGGAAGTGCCTGGGGGTTCTGAATCCGCTCGATGAACCCCAGAACCAGTTTTGTTTTTCGTTGCTCATCTGTCAAAGGAGTGTATCGAATGAGGCAGGGAATCGTCTTCCCACTGCGCGAGAGCAGGAAACGGGGGACTTCCAGTCGAGTTCCCTGAAAGACTTCTGCGGGGGGGCACAGTAAATTACAAACCGATTCGCATTCTTCCATGTCGGTATCGATCGCAAAGTCACACGTCTGACCCAGAATTTCCTCAGCCGACCATTCCAGCAGTTGCTCACACCCCTGGTTGAAGAACAATATTGTCCGTGAAGCATCGAGAGCAAACACGGGTGTACTGAGGGCATTTAAACGGGTCTCGAGCCGGGTACGGCGTCCTGATCCTCGCTGCATGCTTCCTCAACCCTTTCCTGGATTTCAGTCACTCATCCCATATTCAATCGGGCTTGAACCGCGTGATAGAATGTAAAACTGACTACCTTGGTGCAGTCCGGTTATCGAGAACGTCCATTCATATAATATACACAAAATTCTATTCAATGATCTGATCTGTAAACGGAAATTTCATCAACGCTGCACGCGTCCTGATCCCGCGCCGTTCATCAACGCTTCGATCTCTTTACGGGATGAATAATTGAAATCACCCTGGATACTGTGCTTCAGGCAACTGGCTGCGACAGCGTAACGGATGGCCGTCTCGGGAGCAGCCAGTTCCGGTGTATTCAAGGCAAAGATCAACGCGCC
The sequence above is a segment of the Gimesia algae genome. Coding sequences within it:
- a CDS encoding lysophospholipid acyltransferase family protein: MKIKSRALLGILNSLIVFVIRMIFKTTRLEFIGDSLDRCPFADTGSDRFLYSVWHDSVIPPLFCNVEHNSVALISQHRDADTIEAMLKAAGMGAIRGSTTRGGASAMKKLMKSAEGKHVVITPDGPRGPHHTMKSGIVFLASHSGRSIIPNAFAASRCWKFQGSWTSIWIPKPFATVYYLVGNPIHVPEDISREEMREYTDLVQEKMEELERELERHLAGSVPEQPTVPYRKAA
- a CDS encoding sigma 54-interacting transcriptional regulator translates to MQRGSGRRTRLETRLNALSTPVFALDASRTILFFNQGCEQLLEWSAEEILGQTCDFAIDTDMEECESVCNLLCPPAEVFQGTRLEVPRFLLSRSGKTIPCLIRYTPLTDEQRKTKLVLGFIERIQNPQALPSASASQQLHAELAAMRLSLRNRFRFSTLIARSPGMQRVLRQLELAIRTTQPVHFQGEAGTGKEHLARAIHFESEQRRKIFIPLNCEKLPPRELKQTVKKIFERDYDESIPLEPGVLFLAEIQSLPRDVQEMILENLQAKAANVHVRLMTSSPIPLQNLLDQEAILSEFFYFITTMEIQVPALRERREDLELLAQHFLENENRYQQKQVSGFAPGVLSLFQDYYWPANLDELTRVIQGAFEATAEPVITRDALPLRFKTGVDARSLGPAVLAPLRTLEESLGLVEKEQILLALELSRNNRTEAARMLGLTRAKLYRRMEALHISLDET